The following are from one region of the Bacteroidota bacterium genome:
- a CDS encoding vanadium-dependent haloperoxidase, with protein MKKASIKLFLALLYYAMVISSCKREEELPTPNPVATNYSAEEKKQNNNDVPIAWMDMMTKLIKTTPGYTPPVASRALGYAGVALYEATVNGSGNMQSIASQIGMPAVAAPTAQYTKWFAAANACMAQTMRNFFPGTSTANKASIDSLELYFHNLHLAAWSNFLILTSEAYGKSVADHVYNWSMTDAVGHEGYLKNNDPNFVPLSGLGMWVPTPPAYAAPMQPHWGDVRPFVAINPFVVVPNPPSYSTATNSLYYIQAMEVYNTKNNLTPAQINIALYWADGAGTLTPPGHSMQIASQVIRKSNSDLFTSAMVFAKVGMAVCDAFIHCWKVKYTYSTMRPVTFIQQHIDANWTPLITTPPFPEYTSGHSTQSGAAARILSDIYGYNYSFVDHSKVPDGFQPRWFSNFMSFANEAALSRLYGGIHFTAANENGKICGEQIAANIGKLDFYK; from the coding sequence ATGAAAAAAGCCAGTATCAAATTATTTTTAGCATTGCTATACTATGCTATGGTAATATCATCGTGTAAACGCGAAGAGGAATTGCCAACACCAAATCCGGTGGCTACTAACTACTCTGCAGAAGAGAAAAAACAAAACAATAATGATGTTCCGATAGCATGGATGGATATGATGACCAAACTGATAAAGACCACACCCGGATATACCCCTCCTGTTGCATCGCGCGCACTTGGATATGCAGGTGTGGCCTTATACGAAGCAACCGTAAATGGTAGTGGCAATATGCAGTCTATAGCTTCTCAAATTGGTATGCCTGCAGTTGCAGCTCCTACCGCACAATACACTAAATGGTTTGCCGCAGCTAATGCGTGCATGGCACAAACGATGCGAAATTTTTTCCCGGGAACCTCCACTGCCAACAAAGCAAGTATCGACTCACTCGAATTGTACTTTCATAATTTGCATTTGGCTGCGTGGAGCAATTTTCTAATTTTAACCTCTGAAGCTTATGGTAAATCCGTAGCTGATCATGTTTACAATTGGTCGATGACAGATGCTGTTGGCCACGAGGGTTATCTCAAAAATAACGACCCAAACTTCGTACCCCTATCTGGTCTTGGTATGTGGGTACCCACACCACCAGCATATGCTGCACCTATGCAACCACATTGGGGAGATGTGAGACCCTTTGTTGCAATCAATCCATTTGTTGTCGTTCCTAATCCGCCAAGTTATTCTACCGCAACTAATTCCTTGTATTACATACAAGCAATGGAAGTTTACAATACAAAAAACAACCTGACACCGGCACAAATTAACATTGCATTATATTGGGCAGATGGAGCAGGCACCTTGACTCCACCCGGACACTCGATGCAGATAGCATCGCAAGTAATACGCAAATCAAATTCCGATTTATTTACAAGCGCCATGGTATTTGCAAAAGTAGGCATGGCAGTATGCGATGCTTTTATACATTGCTGGAAAGTAAAATACACTTACAGCACCATGCGCCCCGTTACCTTTATACAACAGCATATTGATGCCAATTGGACACCACTCATTACCACCCCACCATTTCCTGAATATACCTCGGGACACTCAACGCAAAGCGGTGCAGCAGCAAGAATCCTTAGTGATATCTATGGATATAACTACTCGTTTGTTGACCATTCAAAGGTTCCTGATGGATTTCAGCCTCGTTGGTTTAGTAACTTTATGTCCTTTGCTAATGAAGCGGCTCTATCGCGTTTATATGGAGGCATTCACTTTACTGCAGCCAATGAAAATGGAAAAATATGCGGTGAGCAAATTGCTGCAAATATCGGCAAACTTGATTTTTACAAATAA
- a CDS encoding methyltransferase domain-containing protein, producing MIYPGHITTVTKLYQQFDGKSAASLFLKNYFRQHRSHGSRDRRIITEGFFSLLRIGNAFAKRDFLFRHMAASALTVNEQWQTYWKQHHHEAFAAVESELVYFDAERIFPCAEHISSTVDKVAFIKSHLHENDIFLRVNNSYQKKVQQYLTQQQIPYEVIPKSNSIRIQRHADLMSSRCYQAGAFEVQDLMSQACMEQIEVLDNETWLDACAGSGGKTLALMDRVVHLGLKNVTITVNDVRPAIIKSAQSRLAKYNFTNIHFSVADACLKMNDKMYDKIIIDAPCSGSGTWARSPEALSIFSHAQLEEFVVLQKLILANVLQVLRKGGYAYYITCSVYQNENEDVLAILPTDEYTILSSEYYKGYDTRADTMFMATIYKHK from the coding sequence ATGATTTATCCGGGGCATATCACAACGGTTACAAAATTATACCAACAATTTGATGGCAAGTCTGCGGCAAGTTTATTTCTGAAAAATTATTTCAGGCAGCATAGAAGTCATGGCTCGCGCGACCGCAGAATTATTACTGAAGGCTTTTTTTCTTTGTTGCGAATTGGTAATGCCTTTGCAAAAAGAGATTTTCTTTTTCGCCATATGGCAGCTTCTGCGCTTACCGTGAATGAGCAGTGGCAAACGTATTGGAAGCAACATCACCACGAAGCTTTTGCAGCGGTTGAATCTGAACTTGTCTATTTCGATGCTGAGCGTATTTTTCCATGCGCAGAGCATATTTCAAGTACTGTTGATAAAGTTGCTTTTATAAAATCGCATCTGCATGAGAATGATATTTTTTTAAGAGTAAATAATAGTTATCAGAAAAAGGTACAGCAATATCTAACCCAACAGCAGATTCCATATGAAGTGATTCCCAAATCAAATTCAATTAGAATACAAAGGCATGCCGACCTTATGAGCAGCAGATGCTATCAGGCAGGTGCATTCGAGGTGCAGGACTTAATGTCGCAGGCGTGCATGGAGCAAATTGAAGTATTAGATAATGAAACATGGCTGGATGCATGTGCCGGGTCGGGTGGTAAAACGTTGGCATTAATGGATAGAGTTGTGCATCTTGGATTAAAAAATGTAACTATAACTGTAAACGATGTTCGGCCCGCTATTATTAAAAGTGCTCAGAGCCGGTTGGCCAAATACAATTTCACAAACATACATTTTAGTGTAGCTGATGCATGCCTGAAAATGAATGATAAGATGTATGACAAAATTATTATTGATGCGCCTTGCAGTGGCAGCGGCACTTGGGCTCGCTCTCCTGAGGCACTCAGTATCTTCTCACACGCACAGCTCGAAGAGTTTGTTGTTTTGCAAAAACTAATTTTAGCGAACGTATTGCAGGTATTAAGGAAGGGTGGTTATGCCTATTATATAACATGCAGCGTGTATCAAAATGAAAATGAAGATGTTTTGGCTATACTTCCTACTGACGAGTACACAATATTGTCAAGCGAGTATTATAAAGGATATGATACACGGGCCGATACCATGTTTATGGCAACTATTTATAAGCATAAATAA
- a CDS encoding insulinase family protein → MIDRKSAPAILPAKKINITNPDYIALDNGMPLYAMGNDHEEVVKIEVLFDAGSDKNSQQQVAEATCNLSDDGHVGLSASAVAEKFEYYGASIETLCEYHLSSMSLYAMAKHVHKLMPVFCDLLQTPEFATGELENYKVRNIQQLKVQSEKTEYMARMRMRNELFGDHVYGAVPAISHFENLSREQLQNFHASYYATKPFIVIVSGCASEALIKQVNKTLGSIKCAPGSTANLFSNQKHDLTLKQVPQKIKITKQGALQSAVRIACAAVNKSHPDYFKLNLLINVLGGYFGSRLMSNIREDKGYTYGIGSSLVAYRDAAIITIATEVGTDVTAATLEEIYKEINKLCSEEIPAHELQVVKNYMSGSMLRLFDGTFARAERFRMLLTNSLTNEYYQNFIASLHQISSKQLIETANQYLLHAPWTEVVCGD, encoded by the coding sequence ATGATAGATCGAAAATCAGCGCCTGCCATCTTGCCGGCAAAAAAAATTAATATCACTAATCCTGATTATATTGCATTAGACAATGGCATGCCATTGTATGCGATGGGTAATGACCATGAGGAGGTAGTAAAAATTGAAGTGTTGTTTGATGCAGGAAGCGATAAGAACAGCCAGCAGCAAGTGGCCGAAGCCACGTGCAATTTGAGTGACGATGGACATGTAGGATTATCGGCATCGGCCGTGGCCGAAAAATTTGAGTACTATGGTGCAAGTATTGAAACGCTTTGTGAATACCACTTATCTTCGATGTCTTTGTATGCCATGGCAAAACATGTACATAAGTTGATGCCTGTTTTTTGCGACTTGTTGCAAACTCCTGAATTTGCAACTGGCGAACTCGAGAATTATAAAGTGCGCAACATTCAACAATTAAAGGTGCAGAGCGAAAAAACCGAATACATGGCGCGTATGCGCATGCGTAATGAGTTGTTTGGTGACCATGTATATGGTGCGGTGCCTGCTATAAGCCACTTTGAAAATCTTTCACGCGAGCAATTGCAAAATTTTCATGCATCTTATTATGCTACCAAACCTTTTATTGTTATAGTTTCGGGTTGTGCAAGTGAGGCATTGATTAAACAAGTAAATAAAACCCTGGGCAGCATTAAGTGTGCACCAGGCAGCACAGCTAATTTGTTTTCAAATCAGAAGCATGATTTGACGCTCAAGCAAGTGCCTCAGAAAATAAAAATTACCAAACAAGGTGCTTTGCAAAGTGCTGTGCGCATAGCTTGTGCGGCCGTTAATAAATCGCACCCTGATTATTTTAAGTTGAACCTACTTATAAATGTGCTTGGAGGTTATTTTGGATCGCGGCTTATGTCCAACATACGCGAAGATAAGGGATATACATATGGTATAGGATCTTCGCTTGTTGCCTATCGCGATGCAGCCATTATTACGATTGCCACCGAAGTAGGTACTGATGTTACCGCAGCAACACTCGAAGAGATTTATAAAGAAATAAACAAGCTTTGCAGTGAGGAGATACCTGCGCATGAATTGCAGGTAGTAAAAAATTATATGAGTGGAAGTATGCTGCGCTTGTTTGATGGAACATTTGCCCGTGCCGAAAGATTCAGAATGTTATTGACCAACTCGCTTACGAATGAATACTACCAGAACTTTATAGCCTCGTTGCACCAAATTTCATCAAAGCAATTGATAGAAACTGCCAACCAATATCTGTTGCATGCACCATGGACAGAAGTTGTTTGTGGTGACTGA
- a CDS encoding insulinase family protein, whose translation MINYEKYTLANGLKVLIHKDQSTALATMNIMYNVGARDEAPDKTGFAHLFEHLMFGGSVNIDNYDEPVQLAGGENNAFTNNDLTNYYLTLPANNIETAFWLESDRMLNLAFSEKSLDVQRNVVIEEFKQRYLNQPYGDAWLLLRPLCYKVHPYQWATIGKEVSHIEHATLDDVKSFFRKFYHPSNAILCVAGDVNADEILALCEKWFSPIPSQEQQARNLPKEPLQTEKRLIEVYRDVPVSGLYMAWHCCARNDEDFYATDLISDILSRGKSSRLYNTLVKERKLFSGVNAYVLGELDNSLFVVEGKLQEGVTCEQAEAAVAEVIAELSAQPVSENELQKVKNQVIASNAFSDLSISNKALNLCFYELLGDAALVNQQEAFYESVTAEKIRQVAAGIFSNTNLSTIYYHKKND comes from the coding sequence ATGATTAATTACGAAAAATATACACTGGCAAACGGATTGAAAGTGCTGATACATAAGGACCAATCGACTGCGTTGGCCACTATGAATATTATGTACAATGTGGGTGCCCGAGACGAAGCTCCTGATAAAACAGGATTTGCTCATTTGTTTGAGCATTTAATGTTTGGCGGGTCAGTTAATATTGATAATTACGATGAGCCGGTACAATTGGCAGGTGGCGAAAACAATGCTTTTACCAATAACGATCTTACCAATTATTACCTTACACTTCCTGCTAATAATATTGAAACAGCATTTTGGCTTGAAAGTGATAGAATGCTAAATCTTGCCTTTAGTGAAAAAAGTCTTGATGTGCAGCGCAATGTGGTGATTGAAGAGTTTAAGCAACGCTACCTCAATCAGCCATATGGTGATGCATGGTTATTATTGAGGCCATTATGTTATAAAGTTCATCCATATCAATGGGCAACAATCGGAAAGGAAGTTTCGCATATCGAACATGCAACATTGGATGATGTGAAATCATTTTTCAGAAAATTCTATCATCCTTCCAATGCGATATTGTGTGTGGCAGGCGATGTAAATGCAGATGAAATATTAGCACTTTGCGAGAAGTGGTTTTCGCCTATACCGTCTCAGGAACAGCAAGCGCGAAACTTACCTAAGGAGCCTTTACAAACCGAAAAAAGGTTGATAGAAGTTTACCGCGATGTGCCGGTTAGCGGCTTATACATGGCATGGCACTGTTGCGCGCGTAATGATGAAGATTTTTATGCTACCGATTTAATTAGCGATATTCTTTCGCGGGGGAAGTCTTCGCGTTTATATAATACACTTGTTAAGGAACGAAAGTTATTTTCTGGAGTGAATGCCTATGTATTAGGAGAATTGGACAACAGCCTATTTGTGGTGGAAGGGAAACTACAGGAAGGCGTAACATGTGAACAAGCTGAGGCTGCGGTAGCAGAGGTAATTGCAGAACTTAGTGCTCAACCTGTAAGTGAGAATGAATTGCAAAAAGTAAAAAATCAGGTTATTGCTTCTAATGCTTTTTCTGATTTAAGTATAAGCAACAAGGCATTAAATCTTTGTTTTTATGAATTGCTTGGTGATGCCGCACTTGTAAATCAACAAGAAGCTTTTTACGAATCGGTTACTGCCGAAAAAATTAGACAGGTAGCTGCAGGAATATTTTCCAATACTAATTTGTCTACTATCTATTACCACAAAAAGAATGATTAA
- the dapB gene encoding 4-hydroxy-tetrahydrodipicolinate reductase has product MNIALIGYGKMGKAIERLATQRGHTIAAVYDHDNFLIDQLIKNKPDIAIEFTTPEAAFANCYKLLEAKIPTLCGTTGWLQGINEIKDLCNKQQATFLHANNFSIGVNLFFKLNKMFAQLMRDHEQYNVSMCEVHHIHKKDAPSGTALQLVNDLIESLPNKSAWQLDQNTTGNPQEIIIEDIREGEVPGIHSIRYESDVDKMEITHTAKTRDAFAIGAVMVAEWLSHQQGFKTMNDFLG; this is encoded by the coding sequence ATGAACATAGCGCTTATTGGATATGGAAAAATGGGAAAGGCCATAGAGCGGCTAGCAACCCAAAGAGGACATACGATAGCAGCTGTTTATGATCATGATAATTTTTTAATAGACCAACTTATTAAGAACAAGCCTGATATAGCTATCGAATTTACTACGCCTGAAGCTGCATTTGCAAATTGTTATAAATTGTTGGAAGCTAAAATTCCTACCCTTTGTGGTACCACCGGTTGGCTTCAAGGGATAAATGAAATTAAAGACCTATGCAACAAGCAGCAGGCCACCTTTTTGCATGCCAATAATTTTAGCATAGGTGTTAACCTGTTTTTTAAGTTGAATAAAATGTTTGCTCAGCTAATGCGCGATCATGAGCAATACAATGTAAGTATGTGTGAGGTACATCACATTCATAAGAAAGACGCTCCTAGTGGTACAGCTTTGCAATTGGTAAATGATTTAATCGAAAGTCTTCCTAATAAGTCGGCTTGGCAACTAGATCAAAACACAACCGGAAACCCACAGGAAATAATAATAGAAGATATTCGCGAAGGGGAGGTTCCGGGTATACATAGCATTAGGTACGAATCGGATGTTGATAAAATGGAAATAACACACACTGCCAAAACGCGCGATGCCTTTGCTATAGGCGCAGTTATGGTGGCAGAGTGGCTTAGCCATCAACAGGGATTTAAGACCATGAACGATTTTCTTGGTTGA
- a CDS encoding nucleoside-diphosphate kinase, giving the protein MSNITFTMLKPDAIANGYTGAIIDHIVKAGFRIVAMKYTQLTPERAGQFYEVHKERPFYKDLVAYMSSGPIVAAILQKDNAVEDFRKLIGATDPAKAELGTIRNLYAKSIEANAVHGSDSNENAAIEGGFFFSRFERF; this is encoded by the coding sequence ATGAGTAACATCACATTTACCATGCTCAAGCCGGATGCCATTGCAAACGGATACACAGGAGCAATTATCGATCACATTGTAAAAGCCGGTTTTCGCATTGTAGCCATGAAGTACACGCAACTCACACCAGAGCGTGCCGGGCAGTTTTATGAAGTTCACAAGGAGCGTCCATTTTATAAAGACCTTGTTGCCTACATGTCGTCAGGGCCTATAGTAGCGGCCATTTTGCAAAAAGATAATGCCGTTGAAGATTTTAGAAAGCTGATAGGTGCTACCGACCCTGCCAAAGCTGAACTAGGCACCATTCGTAATTTATACGCTAAGTCTATTGAGGCCAATGCGGTACATGGTAGCGACAGCAACGAAAACGCAGCTATCGAAGGTGGTTTCTTCTTCAGCCGCTTTGAGCGTTTCTAA
- a CDS encoding glycerophosphodiester phosphodiesterase, which yields MQKEISAISHIRQLMHAAKGNCLVHGHRGARGHLPENTIPSLLKAIQLGAPCLEVDVVLSMDKQVVISHEPWMHHAISLQPTEELITESIEKDFNLFKMTYTEIKKFDCGSLGNPRFPLQQKMKAYKPLLSETIDACDAYARAHNLALPVYTIEAKSLPEWEHIFHPPVNEFAEEVYKVCEQKAVLHRTIFQSFDARVIFYLEQKKQSLYLAYLLDKKVTIEETLEQNKINPVAISIWHKLLDEKFRDEIRNCNLDLLCWTVNEPEDIHRVMNLKVDGIISDYPERPLALF from the coding sequence ATGCAAAAAGAAATTTCGGCAATAAGCCATATACGTCAGCTTATGCATGCGGCAAAGGGCAACTGCCTGGTGCATGGACATCGCGGGGCACGGGGGCATTTGCCAGAAAACACCATTCCATCGTTACTAAAAGCCATACAACTTGGAGCACCTTGCCTCGAGGTAGATGTGGTACTTAGCATGGATAAACAGGTCGTTATTTCGCACGAACCATGGATGCATCATGCTATCAGCTTGCAACCAACTGAAGAACTTATAACAGAATCGATTGAAAAAGATTTTAATCTTTTTAAAATGACCTATACCGAGATTAAAAAATTTGATTGCGGAAGTTTGGGAAATCCAAGATTCCCCTTACAACAAAAAATGAAAGCCTATAAACCACTTCTAAGCGAGACGATAGATGCTTGCGATGCCTATGCGCGAGCGCACAATTTGGCTCTGCCTGTTTACACCATCGAAGCCAAAAGCTTACCTGAGTGGGAACACATTTTTCATCCACCCGTAAATGAATTTGCTGAAGAAGTGTACAAGGTATGTGAACAAAAAGCAGTATTGCATCGTACCATTTTTCAGTCATTTGATGCACGCGTTATTTTTTATTTAGAACAAAAAAAGCAATCGCTTTACCTTGCCTATTTGCTTGATAAAAAAGTAACGATTGAAGAAACATTGGAACAAAATAAAATAAACCCCGTTGCCATTAGTATTTGGCATAAATTACTTGATGAAAAGTTCCGAGATGAAATTCGCAATTGCAATTTAGATTTGCTATGCTGGACTGTAAACGAACCGGAAGATATACACCGTGTAATGAACTTAAAAGTAGATGGGATTATAAGTGACTATCCTGAACGTCCGCTTGCATTATTTTAA
- a CDS encoding class I SAM-dependent methyltransferase, translated as MNEFEEAEFDKYVAHYERMRVKSTGFSGFPTHYFDEYKIKAIANELPNLVMEQISILNFGCGTGKSEPFFYKYFKNATITGIDLSHKSVEYAQAKHHELSDRISFANYDGKKIDLQTKSDIILVANVFHHIDFDLHKSVLNQLMEQLKIGGHLFIFEHNPANPLTRKSVRDCEFDINARLLTPDYTRKILHKAGFQNLKIKFTLFFPGLLRLFVPLEKYMSKLPLGAQYYAHAIK; from the coding sequence ATGAATGAGTTTGAAGAAGCAGAGTTTGATAAATATGTAGCGCACTACGAAAGAATGCGGGTAAAGAGTACCGGCTTTTCTGGTTTTCCTACGCACTATTTTGACGAGTATAAAATAAAGGCCATAGCAAACGAATTGCCGAATTTGGTGATGGAGCAAATTTCAATTTTAAATTTTGGTTGCGGCACAGGGAAAAGCGAGCCGTTTTTTTACAAATATTTTAAGAATGCAACGATTACCGGAATCGACCTTAGTCATAAGTCTGTTGAGTATGCGCAAGCTAAACATCATGAACTAAGCGACCGCATTAGTTTTGCAAATTATGATGGAAAAAAGATAGACCTTCAAACTAAGTCTGACATTATTCTCGTAGCAAATGTTTTTCATCATATCGATTTTGATTTGCACAAAAGTGTTTTAAATCAATTGATGGAGCAGCTTAAAATAGGTGGACACTTGTTTATTTTTGAGCATAACCCTGCTAATCCGCTTACCCGAAAATCTGTACGCGATTGCGAATTTGATATTAATGCGCGTTTGTTGACTCCCGATTATACCAGAAAAATTTTGCACAAAGCAGGCTTTCAAAATTTGAAAATTAAGTTCACTTTATTTTTCCCGGGTTTATTACGTTTATTTGTTCCACTTGAAAAGTATATGAGTAAGCTACCGCTTGGAGCTCAGTATTATGCACACGCTATCAAATAG
- the preA gene encoding NAD-dependent dihydropyrimidine dehydrogenase subunit PreA, with the protein MANLSSSFLGIKSPNPFWLASAPPTDKKLNVLGAFEAGWGGVVWKTLGSQVKNVSSRYSAVNYGNKRIMGFNNIELISDRPLDVNLREIRECIREFPDRAMVVSLMADNDRESWHNLIDQTEQTGAHGIELNFGCPHGMTERGMGASVGQDPEIARMVVEWVMEKATIPVITKLTPNVHSVVPAARAVVEAGTNGLSLINTIQSITGVDLETFDVRPNVGGQSAYGGYCGPAVKPIALKMLHSLSKNPVFKNIPISGIGGISTWQDAAEFLLLGASNLQVCTAAMKHGFRIIDDFNSGLSNWMDEKGLKKIDDVVGLSVKKVTDWEKLDLNFHIVANIDQDKCIHCGLCYIACEDASHQSIQIEKGMPYNTYTIKEPECVGCNLCKLVCPVDNCITMVEQRVAPEYLNWPEFQRRGMKLNDH; encoded by the coding sequence ATGGCAAATCTTTCATCATCGTTTTTGGGGATAAAATCACCAAACCCCTTTTGGTTGGCAAGCGCACCGCCTACCGACAAGAAGTTAAATGTACTCGGTGCCTTTGAAGCAGGCTGGGGAGGTGTGGTATGGAAAACGCTCGGCTCTCAGGTAAAAAATGTATCGTCACGTTACTCAGCTGTTAACTATGGCAACAAGCGCATAATGGGCTTTAACAACATTGAGTTGATTAGCGACCGCCCACTTGATGTTAACCTGCGCGAGATTCGCGAATGTATTCGCGAATTTCCTGACCGCGCCATGGTGGTATCACTCATGGCCGATAACGACCGCGAGAGTTGGCACAACCTCATTGATCAAACTGAACAAACAGGTGCTCATGGTATAGAATTAAATTTTGGTTGCCCACATGGTATGACCGAGCGCGGCATGGGTGCTTCGGTAGGTCAAGACCCTGAAATAGCGCGCATGGTAGTTGAGTGGGTAATGGAAAAAGCTACCATACCTGTAATAACCAAACTTACACCCAATGTACATAGCGTAGTGCCTGCGGCACGCGCAGTAGTTGAAGCCGGAACTAACGGACTATCACTAATAAATACGATACAAAGTATTACAGGAGTTGATCTTGAAACATTTGACGTACGCCCCAATGTTGGCGGGCAATCGGCATACGGTGGTTATTGCGGGCCGGCAGTTAAACCAATTGCTTTGAAGATGCTGCACTCGTTGAGTAAGAATCCCGTATTTAAAAATATTCCTATTTCTGGCATTGGTGGCATTAGCACATGGCAAGATGCTGCCGAATTTTTGTTGCTCGGAGCAAGCAACTTACAAGTGTGCACGGCTGCTATGAAACACGGATTTCGCATTATTGATGACTTCAATTCCGGATTGAGCAACTGGATGGACGAAAAAGGGTTGAAGAAAATAGATGATGTAGTTGGCCTTTCTGTAAAAAAAGTAACCGATTGGGAAAAACTTGACCTTAATTTTCACATAGTGGCAAACATTGATCAAGACAAATGCATTCATTGTGGGCTTTGTTATATCGCTTGCGAAGATGCGAGCCACCAAAGTATTCAAATTGAAAAAGGAATGCCCTACAACACCTATACTATTAAAGAACCTGAATGTGTGGGTTGTAACCTTTGCAAATTAGTATGCCCTGTTGACAACTGCATTACCATGGTTGAGCAAAGAGTAGCCCCCGAATACCTCAATTGGCCTGAGTTTCAGCGCAGGGGTATGAAGCTGAACGATCATTGA
- a CDS encoding NAD(P)-dependent oxidoreductase → MAIKNKRLSAEELQKNFSDVHPPFDTLDGALVEANRCLFCYDAPCTKLCPTSIDVPMFIKQIATENIKGSAATIFDSNILGAGCSRVCPVEKLCEGACVYNLMHEQPIQIARLQRYATEQAIQKKWKLFERAKNGKLVGKQVAIVGAGPAGLACAHALAREGVSVTIYEKESKGGGLMTYGVAAYKVTPQFCADEVKYILSIGGITIKYNMALGCDITLLQLQQEYEAVFCAFGVGVARALNIPGENLKGVVDAISFIYGLRTKNFEKIAVGENVIVIGLGMTAIDAATQSKRLGAKNVTIVYRRTESEKPCTQEELDLARLDGCNIVYLAAPKEIIGTSKVRKMIFEKMELGEPDAKGRRAPIGTGQTFTLPTDMVIKAAGQMPFEELINGMALTNDQGKVKINADGSTNLKGVFAGGDIVNGGREVVDAVQAGKVGAAGIIAYLESIS, encoded by the coding sequence ATGGCTATTAAAAATAAGCGATTAAGTGCCGAAGAGTTGCAGAAAAATTTCAGTGATGTGCATCCCCCTTTTGATACATTGGATGGTGCCCTGGTAGAGGCCAACCGATGTTTGTTTTGTTACGATGCGCCATGCACCAAGTTGTGCCCAACAAGCATTGATGTGCCTATGTTTATAAAACAGATTGCTACCGAAAATATAAAAGGAAGCGCTGCAACTATTTTTGATAGTAATATACTTGGGGCAGGATGTAGCCGAGTTTGCCCTGTAGAAAAACTATGCGAAGGTGCATGCGTATATAACCTGATGCATGAGCAGCCCATACAGATAGCGCGTCTGCAACGATACGCTACCGAACAAGCCATTCAAAAAAAATGGAAACTTTTTGAGAGAGCAAAAAATGGAAAACTTGTAGGCAAGCAAGTGGCCATAGTTGGTGCCGGTCCTGCCGGTTTAGCATGCGCGCATGCATTGGCACGTGAGGGTGTATCGGTTACTATATATGAAAAAGAAAGTAAAGGTGGAGGCCTTATGACTTACGGGGTGGCTGCTTACAAAGTAACACCACAATTTTGTGCCGATGAAGTCAAATACATTTTATCTATTGGCGGCATTACCATTAAGTACAATATGGCTTTAGGCTGCGATATTACCTTGTTGCAATTGCAACAAGAATACGAGGCTGTGTTTTGTGCTTTTGGCGTGGGTGTAGCGCGAGCGCTTAACATTCCGGGCGAAAATTTGAAAGGTGTAGTGGATGCTATAAGTTTTATTTATGGCTTGCGTACTAAAAACTTTGAAAAAATTGCCGTAGGCGAAAATGTAATTGTGATAGGCCTCGGAATGACAGCTATAGATGCAGCAACACAATCAAAAAGATTGGGTGCAAAGAATGTAACAATTGTTTATCGCAGAACGGAGAGCGAGAAGCCATGCACACAGGAAGAACTCGACCTTGCACGTTTAGATGGATGCAATATTGTTTACCTGGCTGCACCAAAGGAAATAATTGGCACAAGCAAAGTGCGCAAAATGATTTTTGAAAAAATGGAATTGGGAGAGCCTGATGCCAAAGGAAGACGCGCGCCAATAGGCACGGGCCAAACATTTACCTTACCCACCGATATGGTAATAAAGGCGGCAGGCCAAATGCCTTTCGAAGAATTGATAAATGGAATGGCCCTTACAAACGATCAAGGCAAGGTAAAGATTAATGCCGATGGCAGCACTAATTTAAAAGGTGTATTTGCCGGTGGCGATATTGTGAATGGCGGACGCGAGGTGGTAGATGCAGTGCAGGCAGGCAAGGTGGGGGCAGCAGGAATTATAGCCTATCTCGAAAGTATATCGTAA